CTAGTCCTCCCCCATTCCACAACCTCACccactccctaaccctcacctccttatccctcactccctcccactcctccacccccccctccctcacccaccacCTTCCCAGGCCGCGCCCAGGTACAGATGAGGCCCTCCTGACAGGCTGTGATGATGCAGTCGTCCATGAAGACCAGGACGGTGAGCCTCTCGTGGGCGATCTTCTTACAGACCAGGGGCTCCAGCAGCGGCACCTCGTGCATGCGGGGGCACAGCGTGGTGCCCAGCACCTTGGCGGCGTCCAGGCGGGCGCTGCGAGGAGCCACGTTGATCTTGTCGTTGCTCTTACTGATGTTGCCCAGGCTGTGGTAGCGCTTGTGCTCCTTCTCGGCCCCGGCCACCCCCCCGTGGCCCCCGCCCGCCCCGGACTTGTCCGACTTGCGCTCCTGCAGCGACAGTGTGGCGAAGCGGCCGATGCTGAACGGAGTGCtgttcacccctcctccccctcccccccctcccccccctcctccgccccctcctcctaccccccctccttccgTGGCCCCAGCGCCCTTGGAGACGTTGGCCACggcggggtgggggagggagttgGACCGGGACAGGGAGCGGGGCaagggcaggggcagggtggggggctggtgggggttggaggaggtggtggtggtagggTGATggtgcccctccaccccccctcccccggcgtTGCTGAGCCCCCCGCTCCCCGAGGGCGCCAGGGCGGAGCCGAAGGTGTTGGTGAGGGCGCGGGACAACGGCAGACGGGGGTACAGCACGTCATCCGTCAGGTCCCACAGGCAGAACTGGGTGTCCTGCCCCACCGAGCCGAACCGGTACGTCACCGCGGGCGACCCGCCACCCCTGGAGCTGTGCCGGGAGAGGCGGGAGAGGCGGGAGAGACGGGACAGCGTGCTGCTGGTGCGAACCCTCCCGAAGTGGACGGGGGGCGGCGCCCCCTGGAGGTCCTCCTCGCTGCCGCTCATCTCCATGggctcctcgtcctccaggcTGGTGGTGAAAGGGTCGAAGGCCACCACGTTGACCCAGGACTTGTGGCCGTGGCCCCGCGCCACTACGCGGCTCTCAGCGAACGACCAGACGGTGACCAGGTCGTCCTCTCCGCCCGTGGCCAGGTACTTCCCGTCGGGGCTCCAGGAGACACAGAGCAGCCCGCCGAAGTAGCTCTTCATTACGCCCTGCAGCTCCATGGAGTCAAAGTGGAAGACGCGCAGGCAGCCGTCCTGCCCCACGCAGGCCACGTGCACGCCGTCCGGGGAGAAGGAGAACTCGTTGAGGCCGCCCTGGCCCACGGCCCAGCGCAGGAGCGGGTTGCGGGGGGTCTTGGTCTTGCAGGAGTACACGGCGAAGCCCTCGCCCTGCCGCAGCAGGGAGTACTGGGGCGGGGCCGTGCCGCAGGGGTGCTCCACGTTGTAGAGGTACAGGTGGCCGCTGGCGTGGGATGCCAGGAACAGGCTCTCTGACTTAGGGAGCCACTTCAGACAGGTCACCTTGGACTTGTCTATCAAcctctgaggggggagggggagaggggggggggagaaggaggaggagtgggagaggaaggagaggagagtggatggagaggggagtgaggagagggggaggttagggaggacgggcgggagagagaaagtaaagaAGAGGAATCAGAAGAAGTGGAAGATTCTGGCTTCATCAGAACGTCGCTTCATTCACCTTCGATCACTGACAGTTTAATGATGATAAATATCAGAGCAACCAGGTCACAGAAGGAAAGAtgaagacagactgagagacacAGAAGAGAGACTAACACAGGCATGTACATGAGAGGAaacgagacagaggagagaggagacagagagagagagagagagaggagagacagagagagagaggggagacagagagagagagagacagagacagagagagagagaggagacagagagagacagagacagagagagacagagacagacagagacagagagagagagagagagagagaggggaagggagacagagacagagagagagagagagagagagagagagagagagagagagagagagagagagagagagagagagagagagagaagcttcaGAGACTTCTCAGAGGAGGTGAAGCTTCAGAGATGGAACAGGAAACTCCTATCAAACACCACCCCCTGAATTTACAACAACATCTTAATTGGTTCAGAGCCTTAACAAAACACCTCCAAAAGGAAGTGGAACTCTTCGTGTCACCGAAGCTGTCTTCCCTTACATGCCTGCTCCAGACCAGCTCATTAACACTGAGCATGACTCTGCAGTTTCATGCATATTTCAAAGAAAgaacaatacaaacacacactctaacaagtcccaccccaaacacacactcacaagcagacacacacacctgcgcccctccataacacacacgcacatcctactctctctctctctctctctctctctctctctctctctctctctctctctctctctctctctctctctctctctctctctctctctctctctctctctctctctctctctcacacacacacctcctcgtTGAAGAGCTTGCTGGTCTCCTTCTTGATGGGGTCCAGGTACTGGACCTGGCCAGCTGAGAAGCCCACGATCAGGGCCACGCTGTCGGCCGTGGCCGAGTACTGGTTGAAGTCATGGCAGGTGGGCTGGGTCCCCTTATAGATGCGCTTGTCTATCGGCTTACTGAGGTCCACCGcctggggtgtggggaggggagacagatacagacagagaagaaaccagagagaggaaaagaggaaagggagagaatggcagatgagggagagagagagagagggagatggacagagagatggagagagagatatgggagagagatggatagagatggagaaagagatggagagatgagagacaggtggagagagggagatggagagagatatggagaaagagatggagagagatgagagacaggtggagagaggtagatggagagagggagtaagagaagaggagagagtaaaGAGAGTCTAATCAGCATCACATATGGTGGTGATTGTCTCACCTGGGTAGCGGGGTTCAATTATATTAATTAGAAGCCTCTGAAATTTCAAAATAGAAGTTGTATCTGGACAGGCCACCCAGGCCTCATCCAACACTGATAAATTAGACTTCATTCTCTCCAACAGACACCAGTCGCTAACGGCAGTCCCGTTGCTACAGGTTGGCATACGCATGCCTACATATCACATACTCAAGTCTCCGCGTGCCTCTGGCCGGTCTGTTTCGGTGCATATTAGAATGCGCGTGCTGTGTAAAGGATCGAGCATTAAACGACTCTGTTTTAATTCTATACACTGAATACccattcgttttgtttcaggaCAATACCTTGATGCGCGGCGAAAATGGTCCAGTCACGCTAACGCACCGATGTTTCCATTCTACCGATGATGCTGCCGTAGCTTACATAGTAacattccatccatccatccctgacACATGTTTCCGCCTTCATGATCAGTTTCATTCGGTCCACTGTGTGCAGTTTACCCATCAATACACTCATTCAGCGCGGCCATAACTGCACACACTCAATGTTGAGGATATTGTGTCTTActgataatatatatatattccgaTATATTCCGAGCAACAGTATGCTAGTAGTAGCCTACTGAGCGTCAGAATGAAGCTAGCGAGCCTACTAGCTAAGGCTAACTGCCTGAATGTGATCAATCTCAGTCACCCTGTAATTGAAGGCGGAGAGACAATTTACCTTCTTAATGTTCGTGTACGTGTAAAAATAGAGCTCTCGGCCGATGTTAAAGCACACTCGCTCGGACTCCTCGCTCGGGTCCTCCGGTTGGAGCTTCACCA
This portion of the Osmerus eperlanus unplaced genomic scaffold, fOsmEpe2.1 SCAFFOLD_642, whole genome shotgun sequence genome encodes:
- the zmp:0000000529 gene encoding WD repeat-containing protein 20, translating into MAGDGAALKDINEIKSQFRTREGFYKLLTLSDSQQRGGLPRGPSAGATVGPGGGLGSIPGGGVGLVQGPGAASSSNAAANSSPAGFLPPVRVSMVKLQPEDPSEESERVCFNIGRELYFYTYTNIKKAVDLSKPIDKRIYKGTQPTCHDFNQYSATADSVALIVGFSAGQVQYLDPIKKETSKLFNEERLIDKSKVTCLKWLPKSESLFLASHASGHLYLYNVEHPCGTAPPQYSLLRQGEGFAVYSCKTKTPRNPLLRWAVGQGGLNEFSFSPDGVHVACVGQDGCLRVFHFDSMELQGVMKSYFGGLLCVSWSPDGKYLATGGEDDLVTVWSFAESRVVARGHGHKSWVNVVAFDPFTTSLEDEEPMEMSGSEEDLQGAPPPVHFGRVRTSSTLSRLSRLSRLSRHSSRGGGSPAVTYRFGSVGQDTQFCLWDLTDDVLYPRLPLSRALTNTFGSALAPSGSGGLSNAGGGGVEGHHHPTTTTSSNPHQPPTLPLPLPRSLSRSNSLPHPAVANVSKGAGATEGGGVGGGGGGGGGGGGGGGGVNSTPFSIGRFATLSLQERKSDKSGAGGGHGGVAGAEKEHKRYHSLGNISKSNDKINVAPRSARLDAAKVLGTTLCPRMHEVPLLEPLVCKKIAHERLTVLVFMDDCIITACQEGLICTWARPGKVNLTAQNGNSPSGTVV